The proteins below come from a single Fodinicurvata sp. EGI_FJ10296 genomic window:
- a CDS encoding Bax inhibitor-1/YccA family protein: protein MATQGQDRFTTVNRSRTVDQAEMDLGLRDYMLRVYNYMATGLAVSGLVAWLVANTALQGVFFSVNPETGMAGPNLLGLIGMFGPLGLLFAMMYAAHKSSASTLQAMYWAFVALQGISLSLILMMYTGESVMRVFFITAASFAGLSLFGYTTKRDLSGFGSFLVMGLIGLLIAMVVNIFVASSMLMFVISAAGVLIFAGLTAYYTQEIKLQYSADADSETQTKGAIMGAITLYLAFINLFQFLMMFLGQRE from the coding sequence ATGGCAACGCAAGGACAGGATCGCTTTACGACGGTCAACCGCAGCCGGACGGTTGATCAGGCCGAGATGGATCTCGGACTGCGGGACTATATGCTCCGGGTCTATAACTACATGGCAACCGGTCTGGCCGTCAGTGGTCTGGTCGCGTGGCTGGTGGCGAATACGGCCCTGCAGGGCGTGTTCTTCTCGGTCAACCCGGAGACGGGGATGGCCGGGCCGAATCTGCTGGGTCTGATCGGCATGTTCGGGCCGCTTGGCCTTTTGTTCGCGATGATGTACGCGGCACACAAATCGTCCGCGTCGACGCTTCAGGCTATGTATTGGGCGTTCGTGGCGCTTCAGGGCATTTCGCTGTCGCTGATCCTGATGATGTACACGGGCGAAAGCGTCATGCGCGTGTTCTTCATCACCGCCGCTTCGTTCGCTGGTCTCAGCCTGTTCGGCTATACGACGAAGCGTGATCTGTCAGGCTTCGGCTCGTTTCTGGTCATGGGCCTGATCGGCCTCCTGATCGCGATGGTCGTGAATATCTTCGTCGCAAGTTCAATGCTGATGTTCGTGATCTCTGCCGCTGGTGTCCTGATCTTCGCCGGGTTGACGGCCTATTACACGCAGGAAATCAAGCTGCAGTATTCCGCCGACGCTGACAGCGAAACCCAGACCAAGGGCGCGATCATGGGTGCGATTACCCTGTATCTGGCTTTTATCAACCTCTTCCAGTTCCTGATGATGTTCCTGGGGCAGCGCGAGTAA
- a CDS encoding DinB family protein, translated as MLPDLFTMPDLFTMMARYNRWANERIFAAAAGLPDSQYREDLEAYFRSVHGTLNHLLLADRIWMSRFTGAPSPADRLDTILYEDFAALRAARDAEDEAIVRYTDSLDGDALAGTITYRTIVHPQEIEQPLAPALMHFFNHQTHHRGQVHALMTRLTGDAPSLDLIAYQREAANTD; from the coding sequence ATGTTGCCTGATCTGTTCACGATGCCCGATCTGTTCACGATGATGGCGCGCTACAACCGATGGGCCAACGAGCGCATCTTCGCCGCGGCCGCCGGTTTGCCGGACAGTCAGTACCGCGAGGATCTCGAAGCCTATTTCCGGTCCGTTCACGGCACGCTGAATCATTTGTTGCTGGCCGATCGGATCTGGATGAGCCGGTTCACCGGCGCACCGTCACCTGCCGACCGATTGGACACCATCCTGTATGAGGATTTCGCCGCCTTGCGGGCCGCGCGCGATGCGGAAGACGAAGCGATCGTGCGCTATACCGACAGCCTGGACGGAGATGCGCTGGCCGGCACCATCACATATCGGACGATCGTTCATCCCCAGGAGATCGAGCAGCCGCTGGCGCCGGCGCTCATGCATTTCTTCAACCATCAGACCCATCATCGCGGGCAGGTTCATGCCCTCATGACGCGGTTGACCGGCGACGCGCCGTCGCTCGACCTCATCGCATATCAGCGTGAAGCCGCCAATACCGACTGA
- a CDS encoding arylesterase, whose protein sequence is MNDPDVSAVPTSNGLAGRYFNTGFPALKRLAALGLVSALGAASMVVLAGSVPAMADDAADDDLRLLALGDSLIAGYGLPPEQGFTAQLESALRAEGWPVTVLDGGVSGDTSAGGRARLDWVLADEPDAVLVALGANDGLRGIDPDETRANLDAILARLAGDEDLPTLFAGMYAPPNLGREYEQAFNGLYPDLAATHDVGFFPFFLKDVAMVEALNQGDGIHPNAEGVAVMVENLLPHVTDLLEQAHGNTSGDG, encoded by the coding sequence ATGAATGATCCAGATGTCTCTGCGGTTCCAACGTCAAATGGCCTTGCAGGACGGTATTTCAACACGGGCTTTCCCGCACTGAAACGGCTTGCCGCGCTGGGGCTCGTTTCGGCTCTGGGGGCAGCATCGATGGTGGTTCTGGCCGGTTCGGTTCCGGCAATGGCCGATGATGCGGCCGATGACGACCTGCGCCTGCTGGCGCTGGGCGACAGTTTGATCGCCGGCTATGGCCTGCCTCCGGAACAAGGGTTCACTGCGCAACTGGAATCCGCACTCCGGGCCGAGGGCTGGCCGGTGACGGTGCTGGACGGCGGTGTTTCCGGCGATACGTCGGCCGGCGGCCGGGCGCGGCTGGACTGGGTTCTGGCGGACGAGCCGGATGCCGTTCTTGTCGCACTCGGCGCCAATGACGGGCTGCGCGGTATCGACCCGGACGAAACCCGGGCCAATCTCGATGCCATCCTGGCCCGATTGGCCGGGGACGAAGACTTGCCGACACTTTTTGCCGGGATGTACGCGCCGCCCAATCTGGGCCGGGAGTACGAACAGGCCTTCAACGGTCTTTATCCGGATCTCGCCGCCACTCATGACGTCGGGTTCTTTCCCTTTTTTCTAAAGGACGTGGCGATGGTCGAGGCCCTGAATCAAGGCGACGGCATCCACCCCAATGCCGAAGGCGTCGCGGTGATGGTGGAAAACCTGCTGCCCCATGTCACCGACCTGCTTGAGCAGGCCCATGGCAATACGAGCGGCGATGGGTAA
- the thpR gene encoding RNA 2',3'-cyclic phosphodiesterase, translating into MLRLFVALPLPVAIRDRLAMIQTGVPNARWMDRDNLHLSLRFVGEVEDHVAHEVAAALDRIDAPGFDLRLTGVGHFGSSRKPTVLWVGVERSDALCLLKEKVDGAVRQAGIPADGGKFRPHVTLARLPQSTPLNRVGRWLENNGLFRSPPLSMTTFTLYASYLGGERAIHTPLREYNLETADLL; encoded by the coding sequence ATGCTCAGGCTTTTCGTTGCCCTTCCGCTCCCGGTGGCGATCCGTGATCGCCTCGCCATGATCCAGACGGGCGTTCCCAACGCCCGCTGGATGGACCGGGACAATCTGCATCTGTCGCTGCGATTCGTGGGCGAGGTCGAAGACCATGTCGCTCACGAGGTCGCCGCGGCGCTCGACCGCATCGACGCGCCGGGATTCGATCTCCGGCTGACCGGGGTCGGTCATTTCGGCAGCAGCCGGAAGCCGACCGTCCTTTGGGTCGGCGTTGAACGTTCCGATGCGCTCTGCCTGCTGAAGGAAAAAGTCGACGGTGCTGTCCGCCAGGCCGGCATTCCGGCCGACGGCGGCAAATTCAGGCCGCATGTGACACTGGCGCGGCTGCCTCAGTCGACGCCGCTCAACCGTGTGGGCCGCTGGCTTGAGAATAACGGCCTCTTCCGGTCGCCGCCGCTTTCGATGACCACGTTTACGCTCTATGCCAGCTATCTGGGCGGCGAGCGGGCCATCCATACGCCATTGCGGGAGTACAACCTGGAGACAGCGGATCTTCTGTAA
- a CDS encoding FtsX-like permease family protein: MTAIAGEESARSLSRRERHARAEPGLLQAVKLARRELRGGLAGFRIFFACLILGVAAIATVQSVSSGILDTLQDDGRAILGGDIAARTQFTDITPDQLSALNDIAETVSSTTQMRAMARDPESGDAILVDLKAVDEPYPLYGAMELRGGGSLDDALAERGGTRGAVIELPVAARLGVEVGDTITLGEAGFEIRDIIVAEPDRAGGAGFAFGPRVMIADAGLAATDLIREGSMIDYYHRLRLPEGLSASAAEEALRAAAPDADWRLRTFDRASPSLEQIVQQITLFLTLVGLTALLVGGVGVSNAVRAFVEGRTPTIATLKCLGATSRLIFQTYLIQVLVLATGAIVIGLAIGAATPPLVSTLLADLLPFSLRTGVYPGALAIAALFGLLTALTFSLWPLARVRDVSAAALFREAGGTLRGWSRGAVAAVAVSGLALAGLAIGTARDPEFAAWFVVGSLATLVVFRLIAGVVVASTRRLGTIHRPLVRLAMANLNRPGAPTVNVVLSLGLGVTVLVAIVLIEGNLKRQIEGDLPDRAPSFFFVDIQADQRDAFVDTVSAFEGVSDLRDVPSLRGRIAEVNGVPAEDALVDGASGWVVRGDRGVTYAAEPENRDIVAGDWWAPDYAGPPLVSIYSDIAEAFAIGVGDTMTVRILGRDIEAEVANVRDIDWGTLGINFTMVFSPTPLNAAPHTYIATLHAADAATETALQRAVAAEFGNVTTVNIRQALDTFGSILERLIVAVRAIAAVTIVAGTLVLAGAVAAGHRRRVYEAVVLKVLGATRGKILRGYALEYGLMGLLTGIVAAVLGTLAAWIVVTQVMDLDWVFLPLTIVATTILCIVITVALGFVGTWRALSRKAAPLLRNE; encoded by the coding sequence ATGACGGCCATCGCCGGCGAAGAATCGGCCCGTTCATTATCCCGGCGGGAGCGCCATGCGCGGGCCGAGCCCGGACTGCTTCAGGCTGTCAAGCTGGCACGTCGCGAGCTACGCGGCGGCCTTGCCGGATTTCGGATATTCTTCGCCTGTCTCATTCTGGGCGTTGCCGCCATCGCCACCGTGCAATCCGTCTCGTCGGGCATTCTCGACACGCTGCAGGACGACGGCCGGGCCATTCTCGGCGGCGATATCGCCGCCCGGACCCAGTTCACCGACATTACGCCCGATCAGCTTTCGGCCCTGAACGACATCGCCGAAACGGTGTCGTCCACGACCCAGATGCGGGCGATGGCGCGCGACCCCGAAAGTGGCGACGCGATTCTGGTCGATCTCAAGGCCGTGGACGAACCCTATCCGCTCTATGGTGCGATGGAATTGCGTGGCGGCGGCAGTCTGGACGACGCGCTGGCCGAACGCGGCGGGACGAGAGGCGCCGTGATCGAATTGCCGGTCGCAGCAAGGCTGGGGGTCGAGGTCGGCGACACGATCACGCTCGGCGAAGCCGGTTTCGAAATCCGCGACATCATCGTCGCCGAACCGGATCGCGCCGGCGGCGCCGGATTCGCCTTCGGTCCCCGCGTCATGATCGCCGACGCCGGATTGGCCGCCACCGATCTGATCCGCGAAGGATCGATGATCGACTATTACCATCGGCTGCGGCTGCCTGAAGGTCTGTCGGCAAGCGCCGCCGAGGAGGCGCTGCGCGCAGCCGCGCCGGACGCTGACTGGCGTCTGCGGACCTTCGACCGGGCGTCACCGTCACTGGAACAGATCGTCCAACAGATCACGCTGTTCCTGACCCTTGTCGGCCTGACCGCCCTGCTGGTCGGCGGTGTTGGCGTCAGCAATGCGGTCCGTGCCTTCGTCGAAGGCCGCACCCCGACGATCGCAACATTGAAATGCCTTGGCGCCACGTCGCGGCTGATATTTCAGACCTATCTCATTCAGGTTCTGGTCCTTGCCACCGGGGCCATCGTGATCGGGTTGGCCATTGGGGCCGCGACGCCGCCTCTGGTCTCGACGCTGCTCGCGGACCTCCTGCCGTTTTCGCTGCGCACCGGGGTGTACCCCGGAGCCCTGGCGATCGCGGCCCTGTTCGGTCTGCTGACGGCCCTCACCTTCTCGCTTTGGCCGCTGGCGCGAGTGCGCGATGTTTCCGCCGCCGCCCTGTTCCGCGAGGCCGGAGGGACCCTTCGGGGTTGGAGCCGCGGGGCGGTCGCGGCCGTCGCCGTTTCCGGTCTCGCCCTTGCGGGGCTGGCGATCGGCACCGCCCGCGATCCCGAATTCGCCGCATGGTTCGTCGTCGGGTCCCTGGCAACGCTGGTCGTCTTCCGCCTGATCGCCGGTGTGGTCGTTGCTTCGACGCGCCGTCTGGGCACGATCCACCGGCCGCTGGTACGACTGGCGATGGCCAATCTCAATCGCCCGGGCGCGCCGACGGTGAACGTGGTCCTATCCCTTGGCCTCGGGGTCACCGTGCTGGTGGCCATCGTCCTGATCGAAGGCAATCTGAAACGGCAGATCGAGGGCGATTTGCCCGACCGGGCGCCCAGCTTTTTCTTCGTAGACATCCAGGCCGACCAGCGTGACGCCTTCGTCGACACGGTCTCCGCTTTCGAGGGCGTCTCGGACCTTCGCGACGTTCCGTCGCTGCGCGGCCGGATCGCCGAGGTCAACGGCGTCCCCGCAGAGGATGCGCTGGTGGATGGCGCGTCGGGATGGGTGGTGCGCGGCGATCGGGGCGTTACCTATGCGGCCGAGCCGGAGAACCGGGACATCGTAGCTGGCGACTGGTGGGCACCGGATTACGCCGGGCCGCCGCTGGTCTCGATATACAGCGATATCGCGGAGGCCTTCGCGATCGGTGTCGGCGATACCATGACGGTCCGCATCCTCGGACGCGACATCGAGGCTGAAGTCGCCAATGTCCGCGACATCGACTGGGGCACGCTTGGAATCAATTTCACCATGGTCTTCTCGCCAACACCGCTGAACGCGGCGCCGCATACCTATATCGCCACGCTTCACGCTGCCGACGCGGCGACCGAGACTGCCCTGCAACGCGCCGTCGCAGCCGAATTCGGCAATGTGACCACGGTCAATATCCGGCAGGCGCTCGACACCTTCGGCAGTATCCTGGAGCGGCTGATCGTCGCCGTACGCGCCATTGCGGCGGTGACGATCGTTGCCGGAACGCTCGTGCTCGCCGGCGCGGTCGCCGCCGGTCACCGCCGGCGGGTCTACGAGGCCGTCGTCCTCAAGGTTCTCGGCGCGACCCGAGGAAAGATCCTGCGGGGGTACGCTCTCGAATACGGACTGATGGGGCTGCTAACCGGAATCGTTGCCGCGGTCCTGGGGACGCTGGCGGCGTGGATCGTGGTGACCCAGGTCATGGACCTCGACTGGGTCTTTCTGCCGCTGACCATTGTCGCGACCACCATTCTGTGCATCGTCATAACCGTGGCGCTCGGATTCGTCGGGACATGGCGGGCGTTGAGCCGCAAGGCCGCGCCCCTGCTGCGCAACGAATGA
- a CDS encoding L,D-transpeptidase family protein: MKYRRDLLTDATTTRRNFLSGAGIGASLAAIGLVTAGSATPALAARATAAMRNGADLRLADLVVVYKSRRELHLMRDGERLRRYTVALGGNPTGHKGRQGDQRTPEGAYILDWRNPNSDFHLSLHVSYPNDVDRQLAASRGVDPGGAIMIHGLPNDRDAAAVGHPRRDWTDGCIAVTSREVEEIWASVADGTGIVIFA, from the coding sequence ATGAAGTATCGACGCGATCTTCTAACCGATGCCACCACGACCCGGCGCAACTTTCTGTCGGGGGCCGGCATCGGTGCAAGCCTGGCTGCCATCGGCCTGGTGACCGCCGGATCGGCGACGCCGGCACTGGCGGCGCGGGCGACTGCAGCCATGCGCAATGGCGCCGATCTCCGGTTGGCCGATCTGGTCGTCGTCTACAAATCACGCCGCGAACTGCACCTGATGCGCGATGGCGAACGATTGCGCCGCTATACCGTGGCTCTCGGCGGAAATCCTACCGGGCACAAGGGCCGGCAGGGCGATCAGCGCACACCTGAGGGTGCCTATATTCTCGACTGGCGCAACCCGAACAGTGATTTCCACCTTTCGCTGCATGTCTCGTATCCCAATGACGTCGATCGTCAACTGGCCGCTTCACGCGGGGTGGATCCGGGCGGGGCGATCATGATCCATGGTTTGCCGAATGATCGTGACGCCGCCGCTGTCGGTCATCCCCGGCGGGACTGGACCGACGGATGCATCGCTGTCACCAGCCGCGAGGTCGAGGAAATCTGGGCCAGCGTTGCCGATGGTACCGGCATCGTCATTTTCGCCTGA
- a CDS encoding ABC transporter ATP-binding protein yields MKTTLTERKSGDPAIALDRVHLELESGAGPVNILRGIDLSIAAGDVVSVVGPSGSGKSSMMMIIAGLERPTSGRVVVSGADLNTMSEDALALFRRDTIGIVFQNFHLIPTMTALENVAIPLEFAGRSDAFDRASDALTAVGLGHRLTHYPGQLSGGEQQRTALARAFAADPPIILADEPTGNLDGDTGRQVIDLMFELSRKRGATLILITHDAALAARCDRTVRLEDGLIRDPSSTPAQTPARSPVTA; encoded by the coding sequence ATGAAAACCACGCTGACAGAACGGAAATCGGGCGATCCGGCGATCGCGCTCGACAGGGTCCATCTAGAATTGGAAAGCGGGGCCGGCCCCGTCAACATCCTTCGTGGTATCGATCTGTCGATTGCGGCCGGAGACGTGGTCAGCGTCGTCGGGCCGTCGGGTTCCGGCAAGTCGAGCATGATGATGATCATAGCGGGGCTGGAACGGCCGACATCCGGCCGTGTGGTTGTCAGCGGCGCCGATCTGAACACCATGTCGGAAGACGCGCTCGCGCTTTTTCGCCGCGACACCATCGGCATCGTATTCCAGAACTTTCACCTGATTCCGACGATGACCGCGCTGGAGAATGTCGCGATTCCCCTGGAGTTCGCCGGGCGCAGCGACGCTTTCGACCGGGCGTCGGATGCCTTGACCGCCGTCGGGCTTGGTCACCGCCTTACCCATTACCCCGGTCAGCTGTCCGGTGGCGAGCAGCAGCGTACGGCGCTGGCACGCGCCTTTGCCGCCGACCCGCCGATTATCCTGGCCGACGAACCAACCGGCAACCTTGACGGCGATACCGGCCGTCAGGTCATCGATCTCATGTTCGAGCTTTCCCGCAAGCGCGGCGCAACCCTGATCCTGATCACCCATGACGCAGCACTCGCGGCCCGTTGCGACCGGACGGTCCGGCTCGAAGACGGGCTCATCCGCGATCCGTCATCGACACCGGCCCAAACCCCGGCCCGATCCCCGGTGACGGCATGA
- a CDS encoding NADP(H)-dependent aldo-keto reductase, with protein sequence MEYGELGRTGLKVSRICLGTMTWGFQNTEAEGHAQMDYALDRGVNFFDTAEMYAVPTSRETHGRTEEIIGTWFRKTGNRDRVILASKLVGPSESRFDYVRDGKPRLDRKNIHQAVDDSLKRLQTDYIDLYQTHWPDRTANNFGTLGWRHDPDADELPLEETLGALNEMVTAGKIRHIGVSNDTPWGVMKMVHLAETAGLPRIVSIQNPYNLLNRSFEVGLAEIAMREHVGLLAYAPIAAGFLSGKYLGGKVPPGSRADVFKQKSRYDKPGGHEATRRYVEIAERHGLDPVQMAHAFVNSRPFLTANIVGASKPEQLRTAIDSLDVTLSEAVLTEIEAVHAEISNPCP encoded by the coding sequence ATGGAATACGGCGAACTTGGCCGAACCGGTCTCAAGGTCAGCAGAATCTGTCTCGGTACCATGACCTGGGGCTTCCAGAATACCGAAGCCGAGGGTCATGCGCAGATGGATTATGCGCTGGACCGCGGCGTCAATTTTTTCGACACGGCAGAGATGTATGCCGTGCCAACCAGCCGCGAAACGCATGGCCGGACCGAGGAAATCATCGGCACCTGGTTCAGGAAGACCGGCAACCGTGACCGTGTCATTCTGGCCAGCAAGCTGGTCGGGCCAAGCGAGTCGCGGTTCGACTATGTCCGCGACGGCAAGCCGCGGCTGGACCGCAAGAACATCCACCAGGCGGTCGACGACAGCCTCAAGCGCCTGCAGACAGATTATATTGACCTGTACCAGACCCATTGGCCCGACCGGACGGCCAACAATTTCGGGACGCTGGGATGGCGCCACGATCCCGATGCAGACGAACTGCCGCTGGAAGAGACGCTCGGCGCCCTGAACGAGATGGTCACAGCCGGCAAGATCCGTCACATCGGCGTTTCCAACGACACGCCATGGGGCGTCATGAAGATGGTGCATCTGGCCGAGACGGCGGGATTGCCGCGCATCGTCTCCATCCAGAATCCGTACAATCTGCTGAACCGCAGTTTCGAGGTCGGCCTGGCGGAGATTGCCATGCGCGAGCATGTCGGCCTTCTCGCCTATGCGCCGATCGCGGCCGGTTTTCTTTCCGGCAAGTATCTCGGCGGCAAGGTGCCACCGGGCAGCCGCGCCGACGTCTTCAAGCAGAAGTCGCGCTACGACAAGCCGGGCGGCCATGAAGCAACCCGGCGTTATGTGGAAATCGCCGAGCGGCATGGTCTCGACCCGGTGCAGATGGCCCACGCTTTCGTGAACAGCCGTCCGTTCCTGACCGCCAATATCGTCGGCGCCAGCAAGCCCGAGCAGCTGCGCACCGCGATCGACAGTCTGGACGTTACCTTGAGCGAAGCGGTGCTGACCGAGATCGAGGCGGTACACGCCGAAATCTCCAATCCCTGTCCCTGA
- the purH gene encoding bifunctional phosphoribosylaminoimidazolecarboxamide formyltransferase/IMP cyclohydrolase gives MVTTSQRIERALISVSDKSGIIDFARALADQKVELLSTGGSARALREAGIPVRDVSDYTGFPEIMDGRVKTLHPRIHGGLLARRDDTDHVEAMTDYGIGRIDLLVVNLYPFESTLAGGADFDTCIENIDVGGPAMIRAAAKNHAYVTVVTDPDDYAAVLDDMHASGGATQPELRKRLAAAAFSKTAGYDAAIASWLNAESGERYPRRFAFGGQRRQFLRYGENPHQSAAFYATSPERPGVATARQLQGKELSYNNINDTDAAFELAAEFDDPGIAIIKHANPCGAATGSTLVDAYDRALACDPVSAFGGIVACNRPVNESLAERLASLFLEVVIAPSFDKAAVERLAGKTSLRLLETGHMPDRAADGSALRPTIRTVSGGFLIQDADTRRVTADDIRVVTKRAPTDIELADMLFAFCVAKHVKSNAIVYVRNRATVGIGAGQMSRVDSSRIAARKAADAADAAGEATPATKGSVVASDAFFPFADGLDAAIEAGATAVIQPGGSIRDDEVIKAADDAGLAMVFTGIRHFRH, from the coding sequence ATGGTCACTACTTCCCAGCGTATCGAACGGGCCTTGATCTCGGTTTCGGACAAGTCAGGGATTATCGATTTCGCGCGCGCGCTCGCGGACCAGAAGGTCGAACTGCTGTCGACGGGCGGATCGGCCCGGGCCTTGCGCGAGGCCGGGATCCCGGTGCGCGACGTATCGGACTATACGGGCTTTCCAGAAATCATGGACGGCAGGGTGAAAACCCTGCACCCGCGTATCCACGGCGGACTGCTTGCCCGCCGCGACGACACCGACCACGTCGAGGCGATGACCGACTATGGCATCGGACGTATCGATCTGTTGGTTGTGAACCTTTACCCGTTCGAGTCGACATTGGCTGGCGGTGCGGATTTCGACACCTGCATCGAGAACATCGACGTTGGCGGGCCGGCGATGATCCGCGCCGCGGCGAAGAATCACGCCTATGTCACTGTCGTCACGGATCCGGATGATTACGCGGCGGTGCTGGACGATATGCATGCGAGCGGCGGTGCGACGCAGCCCGAACTGAGAAAGCGTCTGGCGGCGGCAGCCTTTTCCAAAACCGCCGGCTATGACGCAGCGATCGCGTCGTGGCTGAATGCGGAAAGCGGTGAGCGGTATCCGCGCCGTTTTGCTTTCGGCGGGCAGCGTCGGCAGTTTCTGCGCTATGGCGAGAACCCACACCAGTCCGCCGCTTTTTACGCGACCTCGCCGGAGCGTCCCGGGGTGGCGACGGCCAGACAGCTTCAGGGCAAGGAACTGTCGTACAACAACATCAATGATACCGACGCGGCCTTCGAACTGGCGGCTGAATTCGACGATCCCGGCATCGCCATCATCAAACACGCCAATCCCTGCGGTGCGGCGACCGGCTCAACCCTGGTCGATGCGTACGACCGGGCACTGGCCTGCGATCCGGTCAGTGCCTTCGGCGGGATCGTGGCATGCAATCGGCCGGTCAACGAGTCACTGGCCGAGCGTCTCGCGTCCCTGTTCCTCGAAGTGGTCATCGCACCGTCCTTCGACAAAGCCGCGGTCGAGCGTCTGGCCGGAAAGACCTCGCTGCGGCTGCTGGAAACCGGTCACATGCCGGACCGGGCGGCCGATGGATCGGCGTTGCGACCGACGATCCGCACCGTCTCCGGCGGGTTTCTGATTCAGGATGCGGATACCCGGCGCGTGACGGCCGACGACATCCGGGTGGTGACAAAGCGTGCGCCGACCGACATCGAGCTGGCCGACATGCTGTTTGCGTTCTGCGTGGCCAAGCATGTGAAGTCCAACGCCATCGTCTATGTCAGGAACAGGGCGACGGTTGGCATCGGTGCCGGACAGATGAGCCGTGTGGACAGCTCGCGGATCGCGGCGCGTAAAGCCGCCGATGCCGCCGACGCGGCCGGTGAGGCAACGCCGGCAACAAAGGGCTCGGTCGTGGCATCGGATGCGTTCTTCCCCTTTGCCGACGGGCTCGACGCGGCGATCGAGGCCGGCGCGACGGCCGTGATCCAGCCCGGCGGGTCGATCCGTGACGACGAGGTCATCAAGGCCGCGGACGATGCGGGTCTGGCGATGGTGTTCACAGGTATTCGGCATTTCCGCCACTAA
- a CDS encoding FIST N-terminal domain-containing protein, with translation MKSCLDQLGPIPSSGLGFLYFSTAFAPHAGSIATLARRLTGIDDWVGAGSDAVMAVGPRGPEVLGPEVSVDGAGSGPGVAMMILALPADSHRLIRLSPESPGGTPEPGLFDWMQSAGKPSAMFHADQPSRAAVQAAGSLRAVCGDIPGSAEPLALVGATVGDGAGPGAARPQICGVVAEGGATGVLFAGAARGISGLAQGCAPIGPVRWVSDADGGVVSGLDGHSARAAFHQDIGDLLARDPQRTQGFVFAGLIRGRNGSPAGRACNGQVIEPGDYAVASIVDPGGWPGGCQDAIRLTTDPAPGDGIVFVRRDQASAIAALDRMVDRLIRRAGRAHIRAAHLITCGDRATSIFGNPGIDFMRIADRLGPVPMIGFQADTPIMGETLYSRAAVLTLWTDNS, from the coding sequence GTGAAATCCTGTCTCGACCAACTCGGCCCGATACCGAGTTCGGGTCTCGGCTTTCTGTATTTCAGCACGGCATTCGCCCCCCACGCCGGCAGCATTGCCACCCTCGCGCGGCGGCTGACGGGCATCGACGATTGGGTCGGTGCCGGCAGTGACGCCGTCATGGCGGTCGGTCCCCGAGGTCCGGAAGTGCTTGGTCCAGAGGTTTCAGTGGACGGCGCCGGTAGCGGGCCGGGGGTGGCGATGATGATTCTGGCCCTGCCTGCCGACTCTCATCGGCTGATAAGGCTGTCACCCGAAAGCCCCGGGGGAACGCCCGAACCCGGACTATTTGACTGGATGCAGTCCGCAGGCAAACCATCCGCCATGTTTCATGCCGACCAGCCGAGCCGCGCGGCCGTCCAGGCGGCCGGGTCCCTGCGGGCGGTCTGCGGCGACATCCCCGGTTCGGCTGAACCGTTGGCGCTGGTCGGGGCAACGGTGGGCGATGGTGCCGGGCCGGGGGCCGCGCGTCCGCAGATCTGCGGTGTGGTGGCCGAAGGCGGGGCGACGGGGGTTCTGTTCGCCGGCGCGGCCCGTGGGATATCCGGTCTGGCACAGGGGTGTGCGCCCATCGGCCCGGTCCGGTGGGTCAGCGACGCCGACGGCGGCGTGGTATCCGGTCTTGACGGTCACTCTGCCCGCGCAGCCTTTCATCAGGATATCGGCGATCTTCTGGCCCGCGATCCGCAGCGAACGCAGGGTTTCGTGTTCGCCGGGCTGATACGCGGGCGCAACGGGTCCCCGGCAGGCCGGGCCTGCAATGGCCAGGTCATCGAGCCCGGCGACTATGCCGTCGCCTCGATCGTTGATCCCGGTGGCTGGCCCGGTGGCTGTCAGGACGCGATCAGGCTGACGACGGACCCGGCGCCGGGTGACGGTATCGTCTTCGTGCGCCGGGACCAGGCATCGGCGATCGCCGCGCTGGACCGCATGGTCGACCGCCTGATCCGCCGCGCCGGTCGCGCGCATATCAGGGCGGCGCACCTGATCACCTGCGGCGATCGCGCTACATCCATCTTCGGCAACCCGGGAATCGACTTCATGCGGATCGCCGATCGACTTGGGCCGGTGCCGATGATCGGTTTTCAGGCCGATACACCGATCATGGGCGAAACCCTTTACAGCCGGGCCGCGGTGCTTACCCTATGGACCGACAATTCCTGA